In Kitasatospora gansuensis, a genomic segment contains:
- a CDS encoding alpha/beta hydrolase: MNDAHATAPTQTTGTAGPVLDYRQNPFGLVHEYAITSNEPGKVNIHPVTYTLHGLKIAANIYTPADYDPTGKHPAITVAHPNGGVKEQVAGRYAQRLAELGYITIAADASYQGASEGQPRNVDKPYHRTDDVHGMADFIAGFPGVDVDRLGALGICGGGGYTLKAAQSDKRFTCVATVSMFNSGRVRRNGLQDSALDTVQERLRQASEARAQEAAGGEVLYAGAAGLTDEQIAAQPFDLYRQGFEYYWKTHVSPRSTFRYTVSSLLDLMTFDATDQLDLIDKPLLMIAGSEADTRYMSEDALPKATGADERELFLIEGARHIETYWVDAYVDQAIAKLTDFYGKHL, translated from the coding sequence ATGAACGACGCGCACGCAACAGCCCCGACCCAGACCACCGGGACTGCGGGGCCGGTGCTGGACTACCGGCAGAACCCCTTCGGCCTCGTCCACGAGTACGCGATCACGTCGAATGAGCCGGGCAAGGTGAACATCCACCCGGTCACGTACACGCTCCACGGTCTGAAGATCGCCGCGAACATCTACACCCCGGCGGACTACGACCCAACGGGTAAGCACCCCGCGATCACGGTGGCGCACCCCAACGGCGGCGTCAAGGAGCAGGTCGCCGGCCGGTACGCCCAGCGCCTTGCGGAACTGGGCTACATCACGATCGCCGCGGACGCCTCCTACCAGGGCGCCAGCGAAGGGCAGCCCCGCAATGTGGACAAGCCCTACCACCGGACCGACGACGTGCACGGCATGGCGGACTTCATCGCCGGCTTCCCCGGCGTGGACGTCGATCGGCTGGGAGCGCTGGGTATCTGCGGCGGCGGCGGGTACACGCTGAAGGCCGCACAATCCGACAAGCGGTTCACGTGCGTCGCCACGGTGAGCATGTTCAACTCGGGCCGGGTCCGTCGCAACGGATTGCAGGACTCGGCTCTGGACACCGTCCAGGAGCGACTGCGGCAGGCCTCCGAAGCGCGCGCCCAGGAAGCAGCCGGCGGCGAGGTCCTGTACGCCGGGGCGGCCGGCCTGACGGATGAGCAGATCGCGGCGCAGCCGTTCGATCTGTACCGACAGGGCTTCGAGTACTACTGGAAGACGCACGTGTCCCCGCGCTCGACCTTCAGGTACACGGTGAGCAGCCTGCTCGACCTGATGACCTTCGACGCCACCGACCAGCTCGACCTCATCGACAAGCCGCTCCTGATGATCGCGGGGAGCGAGGCCGACACCCGGTACATGAGCGAGGACGCCCTGCCCAAGGCCACCGGTGCCGATGAGAGGGAGCTGTTCCTCATCGAGGGCGCACGGCACATCGAGACCTACTGGGTCGACGCGTACGTGGACCAGGCCATCGCCAAGCTCACGGACTTCTACGGCAAGCACCTCTGA
- a CDS encoding (R)-mandelonitrile lyase: protein MELLPKIPTAKAPAERFSGDVWVDMLAQGVPPSRLVAAEVRFAPCSRTAWHRHALGQTLHVTAGRGLVATRDGSVIVLRPGDTVHTPPGEWHWHGAAPDHFMAHIAISESGGDPAVADVDWVEHVTDDEYRTAATSL from the coding sequence ATGGAACTGCTACCGAAGATCCCCACCGCCAAGGCCCCGGCAGAGCGCTTCAGCGGCGACGTCTGGGTCGACATGCTCGCGCAGGGCGTGCCCCCGTCGCGGCTCGTGGCCGCCGAGGTGCGGTTCGCGCCCTGCTCCCGCACCGCCTGGCACCGGCACGCGCTCGGCCAGACCCTGCACGTCACCGCGGGCCGCGGCCTGGTCGCGACCCGCGACGGCTCGGTCATCGTGCTGCGCCCGGGAGACACCGTGCACACGCCGCCCGGCGAGTGGCACTGGCACGGCGCGGCCCCCGACCACTTCATGGCCCACATCGCCATCTCCGAGTCCGGCGGCGACCCGGCAGTGGCAGATGTCGACTGGGTCGAGCACGTAACCGATGACGAGTACCGGACGGCGGCGACGTCGCTGTGA
- a CDS encoding carboxymuconolactone decarboxylase family protein → MSTSPSRAEQLLGDLAPKMVQLTDDVLFGDVWARKELSPRDRSLITVAVLAATSRPDQLNSHLRLGLQNGLTQEELVEALTHVAFYAGWPAGMGGLVQLKAIVEDAAR, encoded by the coding sequence ATGTCCACCTCACCGTCGCGGGCCGAGCAGCTTCTCGGCGATCTCGCGCCGAAGATGGTCCAGCTGACCGACGACGTGCTCTTCGGCGACGTGTGGGCGCGCAAAGAGCTCTCCCCGCGCGACCGCAGTCTGATCACGGTCGCCGTGCTCGCCGCGACCTCCCGCCCCGACCAGCTGAACAGCCATCTGCGCCTGGGGCTGCAGAACGGGCTGACCCAGGAGGAGCTCGTCGAGGCCCTGACGCATGTCGCGTTCTACGCGGGCTGGCCGGCCGGGATGGGCGGGCTCGTCCAGCTCAAGGCCATCGTCGAGGACGCGGCCCGCTGA
- a CDS encoding MBL fold metallo-hydrolase: MSTLDFTVYDLDFPVGSRNKTATLVSGEREALLVDAAFTRADGHRLAAAVLDSGKTLTTVFVSHADPDFYFGAEVLADAFPDAAFVATPLVIDHIKESYEGKLKAWEALGPNLPSRLVDLKPLTGGLTLEGHRFELKGGPAALPDRHYLWQADHRALLGGVLLFQREHVWVADTATPESRAAWVTLLDEMAALDPQLVVPGHRLPDTATDASAITNTREYLVTFEEELGKASDGAALTEALVARYPDNGMLIAAQLGAKVAKGEMKWG; encoded by the coding sequence ATGAGCACACTCGACTTCACCGTCTACGACCTGGACTTCCCCGTCGGGTCGAGGAACAAGACCGCCACCCTGGTCTCCGGCGAGCGCGAGGCGCTGCTCGTCGACGCCGCGTTCACCCGCGCCGACGGGCATCGGCTGGCCGCCGCCGTCCTGGACTCCGGCAAGACGCTGACCACAGTCTTCGTCAGCCATGCCGACCCGGACTTCTACTTCGGCGCCGAGGTGCTCGCTGACGCCTTCCCGGACGCCGCCTTCGTCGCCACGCCGCTGGTCATCGACCACATCAAGGAGTCGTACGAAGGCAAGCTCAAGGCGTGGGAGGCCCTCGGCCCGAACCTGCCCAGCCGCCTGGTCGACCTGAAGCCCCTGACCGGTGGTCTCACCCTCGAAGGCCACCGTTTCGAGCTCAAGGGCGGCCCGGCCGCCCTGCCCGACCGCCACTACCTCTGGCAGGCCGACCACCGCGCCCTCCTCGGCGGCGTCCTGCTCTTCCAGCGGGAACACGTCTGGGTCGCCGACACCGCCACGCCCGAATCCCGCGCCGCCTGGGTCACGCTCCTGGACGAGATGGCCGCGCTCGACCCGCAGCTGGTCGTGCCCGGCCACCGTCTCCCCGACACCGCCACCGACGCCTCCGCGATCACCAATACCCGCGAGTACCTGGTCACCTTCGAGGAGGAGCTCGGCAAGGCCTCCGACGGCGCCGCGCTGACCGAGGCCCTCGTCGCCCGCTACCCCGACAACGGCATGCTGATCGCCGCCCAGCTTGGCGCGAAGGTCGCCAAGGGCGAGATGAAGTGGGGCTGA
- a CDS encoding MFS transporter has product MTSTQLPAPGNATTPPGPRIASPAFALGAALLGFFVITLDALIVSVALPTIGTDLGGGMTGLQWVVDGYTLVLAALLLSAGSISDRIGARQAFGAGLVVFLIASAACGFAPALPTLVAARLVQGAGAAIMMPATLALIREAYPDAGQRTRAIGFWALGGSVGSAAGPLLGGALSAVDWRWIFFINLPVGIVALLLLARTARSPKRPVPFDWTGQISAVLAMGGLTYALIEGGEYGFSTGPVIVAFFVAMVAFAVFLLAQTRGRHPMLPLSFFRSRPVSVTLMAGFALNVGFYGLTFLLSLYFQQLRGLSALATGIAFLPMTVLTGVMALQSARLVKRFGARGVMITGMWIMAAGLLILFFLPGTAPIWLVAVLMMPVSLGGALAVPAMTGLLLQSVEPAQAGLASGVINTFRQFGGALAVAVFGALIADPDAFLSGMRISLAIGAALLVAAAAAGALALRPTAADR; this is encoded by the coding sequence ATGACCAGCACGCAGCTGCCCGCTCCGGGCAACGCCACCACCCCGCCCGGCCCCCGGATCGCCAGCCCCGCCTTCGCGCTCGGCGCCGCGCTGCTCGGCTTCTTCGTGATCACCCTGGACGCGCTGATCGTCAGTGTGGCCCTGCCCACCATCGGCACTGACCTGGGCGGCGGCATGACCGGCCTGCAGTGGGTCGTCGACGGCTACACCCTGGTGCTCGCCGCGCTGCTGCTGTCCGCCGGATCGATCTCCGACCGGATCGGCGCCCGTCAGGCGTTCGGCGCAGGCCTGGTGGTCTTCCTGATCGCCTCAGCGGCCTGCGGCTTCGCACCCGCCCTCCCGACCCTGGTCGCGGCCCGGCTGGTGCAGGGCGCGGGCGCGGCGATCATGATGCCCGCCACGCTCGCCCTGATCCGCGAGGCGTACCCGGACGCGGGCCAGCGCACCCGCGCGATCGGGTTCTGGGCGCTGGGCGGCTCGGTCGGATCGGCGGCCGGTCCGCTGCTCGGTGGTGCGCTCAGCGCCGTCGACTGGCGGTGGATCTTCTTCATCAACCTGCCGGTGGGCATCGTCGCTCTGCTCCTGCTGGCCCGTACGGCCCGCTCCCCCAAGCGGCCGGTCCCGTTCGACTGGACCGGGCAGATCAGCGCGGTCCTCGCCATGGGTGGCCTGACGTACGCGCTGATCGAGGGCGGCGAGTACGGCTTCAGCACCGGTCCGGTCATCGTCGCGTTTTTCGTGGCCATGGTGGCCTTCGCGGTGTTCCTGCTCGCCCAGACGCGCGGCCGCCACCCGATGCTGCCGCTCTCCTTCTTCCGCTCCCGGCCGGTGTCCGTCACCCTGATGGCCGGTTTCGCCCTCAACGTCGGCTTCTACGGTCTGACGTTCCTGCTCAGCCTGTACTTCCAGCAACTGCGCGGCCTGTCCGCGCTCGCCACCGGCATCGCGTTCCTGCCGATGACGGTACTGACCGGCGTGATGGCTCTCCAGAGCGCCCGTCTGGTGAAGAGGTTCGGCGCCCGGGGCGTCATGATCACCGGCATGTGGATCATGGCTGCGGGCCTGCTGATCCTGTTCTTCCTCCCCGGCACCGCCCCGATCTGGCTGGTCGCCGTCCTGATGATGCCGGTCTCCCTCGGCGGCGCCCTCGCCGTCCCCGCGATGACCGGACTTCTCCTCCAGAGCGTCGAACCGGCGCAGGCGGGCCTGGCCAGCGGCGTCATCAACACTTTCCGCCAGTTCGGCGGCGCGCTGGCCGTCGCCGTCTTCGGCGCCTTGATCGCCGATCCGGACGCCTTCCTGAGCGGCATGCGCATCAGCCTCGCGATCGGCGCGGCGCTGCTCGTCGCGGCCGCTGCGGCAGGCGCGCTGGCGCTCCGGCCGACGGCCGCGGACAGGTAG
- a CDS encoding aldo/keto reductase — MRHVTLNNGVEMPVIGFGVFQIPAEETEKAVTDALAAGYRQFDTAAAYQNEEAVGLALNSSGIPREELFVTTKLWVQDAPAEANTKQAFETSLAKLGMDYVDLYLMHQPFGDVYGQWRAMEQLNREGRARAIGVANFYPDRILDLILNNEITPAVNQIEAHPFFQRTADQELMAEHGVQIQAWGGFAQGKNGLFTNPVLSEIAQAYGKSVGQVVLRWAVQRGVVSIPKSVRPERMAENIDVFDFELTGDQMAAIATLDGGASLFFDHHDPAMVQWLSARRLNG, encoded by the coding sequence ATGCGACACGTCACCCTGAACAACGGCGTCGAGATGCCGGTCATCGGCTTCGGCGTCTTCCAGATCCCGGCGGAGGAGACCGAGAAGGCCGTCACCGACGCCCTCGCGGCCGGCTACCGGCAGTTCGACACGGCCGCCGCGTACCAGAACGAGGAGGCTGTCGGCTTGGCGCTGAACAGCAGCGGCATCCCGCGAGAGGAGCTGTTCGTCACCACCAAGCTGTGGGTCCAGGACGCGCCCGCCGAGGCCAACACCAAGCAGGCCTTCGAGACCTCGCTGGCCAAGCTGGGCATGGACTACGTCGACCTGTACCTGATGCACCAGCCCTTCGGTGACGTGTACGGGCAGTGGCGCGCCATGGAGCAGCTGAACCGCGAGGGACGGGCCAGGGCGATCGGCGTCGCCAACTTCTACCCCGACCGCATCCTCGACCTGATCCTCAACAACGAGATCACCCCAGCGGTCAACCAGATCGAGGCCCACCCGTTCTTCCAGCGCACCGCTGACCAGGAGCTGATGGCCGAGCACGGCGTCCAGATCCAGGCCTGGGGCGGATTCGCCCAGGGCAAGAACGGCCTGTTCACCAACCCGGTCCTGAGCGAGATCGCCCAGGCGTACGGCAAGTCCGTCGGCCAGGTCGTCCTGCGCTGGGCGGTCCAGCGCGGTGTCGTCTCCATCCCCAAGTCGGTACGCCCCGAGCGGATGGCCGAGAACATCGACGTCTTCGACTTCGAGCTCACCGGCGACCAGATGGCCGCCATCGCCACCCTTGACGGCGGCGCGTCGCTGTTCTTCGACCACCACGACCCGGCGATGGTCCAGTGGCTGAGCGCGCGGCGCCTGAACGGCTGA
- a CDS encoding alpha/beta hydrolase, protein MTTTGQTPLTIQSQGSFAVGGTVTSQPGAFDPRNPTDPAGQTLHGDHPRVSCQIPVDPRPLPLLLWHGWWEDSSCWGTTPDGREGFTSLFLRRGFAVYTLDQPRRGSAGKTTVAAPVSTAPNEQWFFNQFRLGEWPDLYPGVQFSEDSGALEQFFRGMVPDTGPIDADVLVAGASAALAAIGPSILVTHSHAGGFGWLTDMQDSNVRAVVSFEPGSGFVFPKGEVPPPMPSANGTLEGVPVPLDKFLALTRVPIVVYYGDNIPTEPTDISGRDNWRVRLAMARLWVDAINRHGGDAELVYLPEIGITGNTHFAFSDLNNVQIADQVSAFLAKKGLG, encoded by the coding sequence GTGACCACCACCGGCCAGACCCCACTGACCATCCAGTCCCAGGGCAGCTTCGCGGTCGGCGGGACCGTGACCAGCCAGCCCGGCGCGTTCGACCCTCGCAATCCCACCGATCCCGCAGGCCAGACGCTGCACGGCGACCACCCCCGGGTCTCGTGCCAGATTCCCGTCGATCCGCGCCCGCTGCCGCTGCTGCTCTGGCACGGCTGGTGGGAGGACAGCAGCTGCTGGGGCACCACGCCGGACGGGCGGGAGGGCTTCACGTCGCTGTTCCTGCGCCGCGGGTTCGCCGTCTACACGCTCGATCAGCCGCGGCGCGGTTCGGCGGGCAAGACGACGGTGGCCGCGCCGGTGTCGACCGCCCCGAACGAGCAGTGGTTCTTCAACCAGTTCCGGCTCGGCGAGTGGCCCGACCTCTACCCCGGCGTGCAGTTCTCCGAGGACTCCGGTGCCTTGGAGCAGTTCTTCCGCGGGATGGTCCCCGACACCGGGCCGATCGACGCCGACGTGCTCGTCGCGGGGGCCTCGGCGGCCTTGGCCGCGATCGGCCCGTCAATCCTGGTGACGCACTCGCACGCGGGCGGCTTCGGCTGGCTGACCGACATGCAGGACTCGAACGTACGGGCCGTGGTCAGCTTCGAACCGGGCAGTGGGTTCGTCTTCCCCAAGGGCGAGGTCCCGCCGCCCATGCCCAGCGCCAACGGCACCCTGGAGGGCGTCCCCGTCCCGCTGGACAAGTTCCTGGCGCTCACCCGCGTACCGATCGTCGTGTACTACGGCGACAACATTCCCACCGAGCCCACCGACATCAGCGGCCGGGACAACTGGCGGGTCCGCCTCGCCATGGCCCGGCTGTGGGTGGACGCCATCAACCGGCACGGCGGCGACGCCGAACTCGTCTACCTCCCGGAGATCGGGATCACCGGCAACACCCACTTCGCCTTCTCCGACCTCAACAACGTGCAGATCGCCGACCAGGTCTCCGCGTTCCTGGCCAAGAAGGGCCTGGGCTGA